One region of Chryseobacterium muglaense genomic DNA includes:
- a CDS encoding sensor protein KdpD, whose translation MNESRKSAEEFLQLINSSKRGKLKIYIGMSAGVGKTYRMLQEAHVLLQNGINVKIGYVETHNRKETHDLLEGLPIIPRRKLFYKGKELDELDVPAIIVLRPEIVIIDELAHTNIEGSKNKKRWQDVFEILDAGINVISAVNIQHLESLNDEVKTVTGIEVTERIPDTVLASADEVVNIDLTADELIARLKEGKIYDKSKISSALDNFFKNENILQLRELALKEVASQVTRKVETEIITGKTLRKEKFLACISSNETTAKNVIRKTARLASYYNSQWFLLYVQVPRESADRIALNKQRHLINNFKLATELGAEIIKIQSKNIAMTIMEQCEERKITTVCIGKPHLDIWRIILATDTFNSLLKRLSKQNVDLVILS comes from the coding sequence ATGAATGAATCAAGAAAATCAGCGGAAGAGTTTCTGCAGTTAATTAACAGTTCAAAACGGGGTAAACTGAAAATTTACATCGGGATGAGTGCAGGTGTGGGAAAAACCTACAGAATGTTGCAGGAAGCTCATGTGCTTCTTCAAAACGGGATTAATGTAAAAATCGGGTATGTAGAAACGCACAATCGTAAAGAAACCCACGATTTGTTGGAAGGTCTTCCGATTATTCCCAGAAGAAAATTATTTTATAAAGGAAAAGAGCTCGATGAACTCGATGTTCCGGCGATTATCGTGTTGCGTCCTGAGATTGTGATTATCGATGAATTGGCTCATACCAATATTGAAGGAAGTAAAAATAAAAAAAGATGGCAGGATGTTTTTGAGATTTTAGATGCCGGAATTAACGTTATCAGCGCTGTAAATATCCAACATTTAGAAAGTCTAAACGATGAGGTAAAGACTGTAACGGGAATTGAAGTTACCGAAAGAATTCCTGATACCGTTTTGGCTTCTGCCGATGAGGTGGTGAATATCGATCTTACTGCCGATGAATTGATTGCCAGATTAAAAGAAGGGAAAATTTACGATAAAAGTAAAATTTCTTCAGCATTAGATAATTTTTTTAAAAACGAAAATATTCTTCAGCTTCGTGAGCTGGCGTTGAAAGAAGTTGCGTCACAAGTCACCAGAAAAGTAGAAACTGAAATTATAACCGGAAAAACATTAAGGAAAGAAAAATTCCTTGCATGCATCAGTTCAAACGAAACGACGGCTAAAAATGTAATCAGAAAAACCGCAAGACTGGCAAGTTATTACAATAGTCAGTGGTTTTTATTGTACGTTCAGGTTCCTCGTGAATCGGCAGATAGAATTGCGTTGAACAAGCAAAGACATTTGATTAATAATTTTAAACTAGCCACCGAATTGGGCGCAGAAATCATAAAAATTCAAAGTAAAAATATTGCAATGACGATTATGGAGCAGTGCGAAGAACGTAAAATTACAACCGTATGCATCGGCAAACCTCATTTGGATATCTGGAGAATTATTTTGGCAACTGATACTTTTAATTCCTTACTCAAAAGACTTTCAAAACAGAACGTAGATTTAGTAATTTTGTCGTAA
- a CDS encoding porin gives MKKILFVLLAVCGITASAQNDSINKPFNISGYAEVYYTADFNNPKNNNRPGFVYSHNRNNEINVNLAYIKTAYNTENVRANLALAVGTYMNANYAAEQGVMKNVYEANAGLKISKKHNLWIDAGIFPSHLGFESAVGKDNWTLTRSLFADNSPYFETGAKISYTSESGKWFVSGLVLNGWQRIQRVDGNSTPAFGHQLIFKPNEKLTINSSSFIGNDKPDSIRQMRYFHNLYAVYQINKKFGLTAGFDIGAEQKAKGSDQYNVWYTPVLIAKYNATDKLSFTARGEYYQDEKGVIISTGTENGFKTFGYSFNADYQIFPNLVWRTEIRNLNSKDAIFMNRTDEFNKNSLTATTALAISF, from the coding sequence ATGAAAAAAATACTTTTTGTTTTGCTGGCTGTATGTGGGATCACGGCATCCGCTCAAAACGACTCAATCAATAAACCCTTTAATATCAGTGGATACGCTGAAGTTTATTATACAGCAGATTTTAATAATCCAAAAAATAATAACCGACCGGGATTTGTGTATAGCCACAATAGAAATAACGAAATAAACGTGAATTTAGCATATATAAAAACTGCCTACAACACAGAAAATGTACGAGCTAATCTAGCTCTTGCCGTGGGAACTTATATGAACGCAAATTATGCAGCTGAACAAGGCGTGATGAAAAATGTTTATGAAGCAAATGCAGGTTTAAAGATCTCCAAAAAGCATAACTTATGGATTGATGCCGGAATTTTCCCATCGCATTTAGGTTTTGAAAGTGCAGTAGGGAAAGATAACTGGACGCTTACCCGAAGTCTTTTTGCCGACAATTCTCCTTATTTCGAAACGGGTGCAAAAATTTCTTATACTTCTGAAAGTGGGAAATGGTTTGTAAGTGGTTTGGTACTCAACGGTTGGCAACGTATTCAGAGAGTTGACGGAAATTCTACCCCTGCATTCGGACATCAGCTGATATTTAAGCCCAACGAAAAACTGACGATTAACAGCAGTTCTTTCATAGGAAATGATAAACCCGACAGTATTCGCCAGATGCGATATTTTCACAATCTGTATGCGGTATATCAAATCAATAAAAAGTTTGGGCTTACTGCAGGTTTTGACATCGGAGCCGAACAAAAAGCAAAAGGAAGCGACCAGTATAATGTTTGGTACACGCCAGTTTTAATTGCAAAATACAATGCTACAGATAAATTGAGTTTTACAGCAAGAGGAGAATATTATCAGGATGAAAAAGGAGTAATCATTTCAACCGGTACAGAAAATGGTTTCAAAACTTTCGGATATTCTTTCAACGCAGACTATCAGATTTTTCCCAACCTTGTCTGGCGTACGGAAATTAGAAATTTAAACAGTAAAGATGCTATCTTTATGAACAGAACAGATGAATTTAATAAAAACAGTTTGACGGCAACTACAGCTTTGGCAATTTCATTTTAA